AGCCGAATCCGGCAGAGGCTACTTTATTATCCAGTCGATCGCTGAATCCTTTAAGACCGAGGAAACCAAATACGGACAAAAAGCGACTCTCGTTTTCGCGACCCACCCTTCCTCGGACATTCTCGTGAAAACCGAGGAAATGTACACCATGCTTCAAAGCCTGACGCATGATCTCAATCTAGCTTATGCAGAGAGGGACATCGTGGCCGGCCTGGCGAATGATCTGGCAGTCTGTCCCGCTATCGAAACTTTCATCGAAAAGAGCGTCTCCAGACTACGGGGTCTCGTAAACATCAACCAAGCTAACGTCTGGACTCTCATGCCCGACGGTAACCTAGAGAACGCGTATCATGATGGCGGTGACGGTCTAGAGATCAGAGAAGCCCTGATCAACAAGGAGCAGGCCTGTGCTTGCATGACGGTCATTGCCTCCGAACGTGAATTACTAGTTGATAACTGCGACCACCTCGATCCTACGGATCCCATGTACGAAAAATCCGGATGCGCGGTCGCTTTACCAATTATCTACCAAAGGGATTGTCTCGGCACCATTGCTCTACACGCCCCAGAATCGAGTAAAACAGATCTTTTCGAGACCGCACTCCCTTTGGCTCGAGCGCTTGGCCAATTCCTCGGGCTCGCCTACACGAGCTCAAAAACATTTAGGCAGCTCGAAGAACAGGAACGTTCTCAAACCCAATTGGAAGTCGCATCCGAAATCCAACGCTCCCTTCTACCCTCCTCTTTCCCCAGCAACCAATACTGCAAATCCACGGGCAAATGCGTGGCTGCGATGGCCGTAGGCGGCGATTACATAGACGCCATCGAAATTCGTGACGTGGGTTTGTTCATCGTCATCGGCGACGTAATGGGCAAAGGCGTACCCGCCGCGTTACTCGCAACTATTTTCCGTACCGCGATTCGTTCACGCCTGAATCTCGCGGAGACGCCAGGTTGGCTTCTAACCAAAATCAACAAGCAATTTTGCGAAGAGCTTGGTCATCTGAACATGTTTATTACCGCTCAAGCGGCTTTCTTGTCGTATGAAAAAAAGGTACTGAAACTGGCGAGCGCAGGTCATTGCCCTGCCATTCTCTTAGATACCAATAGCAACGAGACTCAACTTCTAGAGGCGGAAGGGATGCCACTTGGTATAGACGCGGGCGACATGTATGAAGAAAATCTCATCCAACTTTCGGATACGTCTCGCGTCATGTTTTTGACGGACGGTTTCTATGAAGCGGAAAATCCGCAAGGAGATATGCTAGGCTTGGATAGCTTGGTAGCCTCAATTCCTGAAATATGGGATGAGGGGATTGATCACGTCCCCCAAAAGGCTTTCGATCTCGTTAAAAGATTTGCCCAAGGACGTTCCGCCACGGACGACCAGACAATGATGGCTCTCCAAATTTTATAGAACGCGCGAAATCTAGCGAACTTCCGATCGCATTCGGCTCATATCGATCATAAGACTGTCCTCTCGAATTTTGGTAGTATCCAAAGTTTGGAGCAGTACAGATAGAAACGCTTCGCCTTTCTCTTTGTCAAAATTCGCGTGCCCGCTAGGCAACTGGATTAAGCCAGCAGGAATACGCCGTTTTTCCCTCTCCAGGCGATCCATCAAGCAATAAAAAACGTAGTTAGCCAAACCAGTACCGGCGCTGTGGGAAGCCATGGCTGGGAGCTTCGCGTCAGAAAATTTGATAGCGAGCTCTCGGTACGGTAGAGAAGTCCAATGGCCGGTGGCCCCAGAAGGAAGCACTTCCTTTCCCCTCGGACGTCTACCCTGCTTATCCTTGAGCGTGACGTCTGCTTCATTGATAGCCACCCGTTCGATCGCCAGAGAATCGCAGTCCTTCTCTGCCAAACAGACAACAGCGTCCCATTGCTTCGCTAATCTCTGCTCGAGTGGGGCAAAACATCCGTCCCAGCTCTCAGGCAACTCAACCGTCTCGACTCGGTTTCCTGTTAATTCCAATTCTGCGAATAGCTGCAGGGCAGACGCAACAGTATCTTTCGACTCCGCATTGCCCTCCTTCACGATTCCGGCGATCAACAAATTCATGACATCAACAATGGAGGACTAGGATAAAACGTCAAAACGGACCGGCATTTTCCCAAATCGAATATCCCTCAAAATTCGTCAGAATCGACTTCGAGTTTGCGGTAAAAGCTACGCTTCTTGCCGACTCCCCCCACGCACTGGCTATCGGTCAATCTCTCAACTTCCGCCGTGAGGGCGTCCATTTCGTCACGATCCGCCTTAAACGCGATTTTGATGAGTTCTTCTTTTTCGAAGGCTTTCTTGAGCTCCAAGACAACCGAATCCGCCAAACCCTTCTTTCCAACGTGCAGGGCTGGTTTGAGCCTTTGGGCGTATCCCCTTAGTTCCGATTTTTCCTTGCTGCTAAGCAAATTCATTCAGCTCTCTTGCGAGGGCGAAACCTATTTGTCAATCGAGAGATAGTCGGGAACGGGCACGGTTCAGACTATCCTGCAAACGATCGAGGGTCAGTGGTTTGGAGAGATAGTCATCCATACCAGAAGAAAGGCACTTCTCCTTATCTCCCTGCAAAGCGTGGGCCGTAACGGCGATTATGTACGCCTTCGCATTGTGGTCTCCCGCTTCACCAGATCTGATCTTCTGGGCAGCCTCGATACCATTCATGGGCGCCATTCTCACATCCATCAAAACGATGTCGAAAGGCTTGTCCTTTAGCAAAGACAAAGCATCTACCCCGTTGTTGGTCGTTTCCGCATCGTATCCAAGGTACTGGGACAACTTGGACGTGATTAGCAAATTGTTCGGATTGTCGTCTACGACGAGGAGTCGAACAGGCTTCTTCCCTGCATCCACTTTTGAATCGCTTTCTAAACTGAACCGCTGCTCATCCATTTTGTGCGATCAACCTCCGCTGCTTAGTGGATTTTCGCAACACTTTCTCCCTCAATTCTCGAGAAGTTTCGACGTAAACGTAGGAGGGAAACATCTCGCTTTTCTGGATAGGGGGCGAATCCACTAGGGCATCTATCTCATTTCCCGTCTTTCGTTTTAGGTAGCGGCGAAGGAGCTCCCCAAATTCGAATTAAGTATTCGGCAAGGTTTAGCATGCTAAGCTTCGATCCCCCCGATTCAACGACTCGCGAGAAATCCGGCTCATGCCTGGATCTCTCTTCAAAATAGTCCCAAAGTTCGGAATTCAGCTGCAAAGCGGTTGCCTCGCGGCGGGTGTTGCTTTTCTCAATTTCAACGACTCGGCTAGTCCAATACCGTTTTTCCTCGGGAAGGGAATCGATGTAATCGTGCAACATCTGCTCGTAGCGATTCAGGCTCATAGAAGCTACCCGTGGCTAAGCAGTTCTGTACTGGCAAACGTTTAATAGCGAAGGTCGCCTATCCTTCGGATATCGAGTGACTTCGCTAGCGAATCTTCCGTTCGCTAATTCCGTTTACCGCCCTCATGTCTTGGATAAAGGTCCTCGTGAAGTTGAGCAACTGGCTAACGTCTTCGTCGGAGAGAAAGAGCCGCTTAAAGTCGATACGCAGTAGTTTCCCGCGTACCAAAGCGTAACTCATAGTCTCGATCATGGGCTGTCTGAGCTCTTCTCTCGGCGTTTGGAATACGAACTCAGAAATGGCAAAATAAGTGATAATGTCCTCTTCTTCGTTGGCCCGAAACCAGTATCCATTCAGGGATTCTTCAACACTCTCATCATTACCCTTCTTGAACGCCAAATAGTCTTCGAACTCCCAAAAGTCCTCACGCTCGACCCGCATCTTGCGGTCCTCGACCAACTGACTTTTGAGCGTGTCCTTAACCACTGCAAATCTCTCGGGCGTCATAGACGTAAAGGCATGTTCCTGCGGCACCCATACGAGTCCAAAATTATTCACGTACTTGGAACGGGTCCCCCTCACGAAATCGCTGTTCATGATTGGCAGGGCCAAGTGCTCACCTGGTTTTCCATTGGAAGCCTGCGAGTAGTAAAATTCGGTTCCAGCTTTGACAGCTTCCCAGCCGGGATAAGCTGGGACCCTGAGCTTGAGGGCTCCCGCGCGGATAGTCCACTCGTCGTAATAGGGGATGCCGTGCCGGTAAATTGGGTCCGAGGTCCCGACTCGCGCTTTCCGGCGAACCTGAGATGTAGAGGCAGGGCTACGTTTATCGACACCACGCTTCTCCGCGTCCTGAGCCACTCTCGCTAGCGCCGCTTCCGCCGCTCCGCTCATAGCCTCGTCCAGCTCCGTCGCATCCTGAGCCGAAATCTCCGATTCCGACAGGAGTGCTAAACACAAGCCGATGCCTAAAGTTAACCTAATGAACGCCTTCATTTCCACTTCCCTAAAATCATCAAAGATCGAGCGAATTGACTTCCTTTGCCTGAAACATGTCAACGCGTCATCGAAGCTTCCAAGATTAAGCTACCGCGAAACTCAGAAGAAGTTCCCCTAACTGGATCAAGTTCAACCGCTAAGCACGAGCGGATCGAATTTGTGCAGGATCGGATGACATAACAATCCCTTCAAACCTGTCAAAAATTGGTAATCTGGCTCCGAGGGGCAAAATTCATATTAGGGATATCACGCATTGAGCCGAATAAAGAACCACAAGTTAAAAAGCCCGCTCATCCTCCCCTGCTCACACACAATTTAGACTCTTAGTTGGTTGGTTAACTACAAAAGGCGCTCGGACGAAAGTCCGGGCGCCCTTTTTCATTTGGCACGCTAACGGCTCACAAAAAAGCGACCGAAAGGTATCAAAGCTAATCCCAATCGCTAGCGAACCATCGCACTTTCAAGCCTCAGAGGCTTTACCCGACGCTAGTTGGAATATTTTCCAAAACAGAGGGAAAACCATAAAATTTCTGCTAATACAGAGAAGGTTATTGACCTAAGCTGTGTTAATAACATGGGGATATGTTAATAAGAACGAAGTGCACCGTCGTGCACTTAACTTATGGTCCTGAAAAACGGAATGAATCCTCAAGGGTTAAGTTCAAAGAGAACACGGATGGAAAACACTCCAGACGAGGCTGTCTTGTCCAGAAACACCGTGTACTCCAAACAAAGCGGGCCAATCGAAATCCGCGAGAGCCGGAAGACACCCAGCAGCCTACAAATCCTCTGATAGGAAGCGGGAAAACAAAGGCTCCGCATTTTGTAACATAGGAAGAGATA
This genomic interval from Pelagicoccus albus contains the following:
- a CDS encoding SpoIIE family protein phosphatase, producing MSLGDIAYQETGSCTFPAKLENVAEVSALLKAFCQRHCMDETLWPQIDLAFCESLNNAVEHGCQEDASLSVKAKWTWADEQLIVEVEDPGPYFVHQGQADLPEDLTAESGRGYFIIQSIAESFKTEETKYGQKATLVFATHPSSDILVKTEEMYTMLQSLTHDLNLAYAERDIVAGLANDLAVCPAIETFIEKSVSRLRGLVNINQANVWTLMPDGNLENAYHDGGDGLEIREALINKEQACACMTVIASERELLVDNCDHLDPTDPMYEKSGCAVALPIIYQRDCLGTIALHAPESSKTDLFETALPLARALGQFLGLAYTSSKTFRQLEEQERSQTQLEVASEIQRSLLPSSFPSNQYCKSTGKCVAAMAVGGDYIDAIEIRDVGLFIVIGDVMGKGVPAALLATIFRTAIRSRLNLAETPGWLLTKINKQFCEELGHLNMFITAQAAFLSYEKKVLKLASAGHCPAILLDTNSNETQLLEAEGMPLGIDAGDMYEENLIQLSDTSRVMFLTDGFYEAENPQGDMLGLDSLVASIPEIWDEGIDHVPQKAFDLVKRFAQGRSATDDQTMMALQIL
- a CDS encoding response regulator, with protein sequence MDEQRFSLESDSKVDAGKKPVRLLVVDDNPNNLLITSKLSQYLGYDAETTNNGVDALSLLKDKPFDIVLMDVRMAPMNGIEAAQKIRSGEAGDHNAKAYIIAVTAHALQGDKEKCLSSGMDDYLSKPLTLDRLQDSLNRARSRLSLD
- a CDS encoding YhbY family RNA-binding protein, encoding MNLLSSKEKSELRGYAQRLKPALHVGKKGLADSVVLELKKAFEKEELIKIAFKADRDEMDALTAEVERLTDSQCVGGVGKKRSFYRKLEVDSDEF